One segment of Solanum stenotomum isolate F172 chromosome 1, ASM1918654v1, whole genome shotgun sequence DNA contains the following:
- the LOC125876121 gene encoding protease inhibitor HPI-like, translating to MSSTCTVQGKTAWPELLGQNVEKAVSIIEKENPTLRPVVLNISQNIPDPDPVDCTRVLVFVNDNNQVALVPIVR from the exons ATGAGTTCTACGTGTACAGTTCAAG GTAAAACAGCTTGGCCAGAGCTATTGGGGCAAAATGTTGAGAAAGCAGTGAGTATAATAGAGAAAGAGAATCCAACTCTTCGCCCCGTCGTGTTAAATATATCTCAGAATATTCCAGATCCAGATCCAGTGGACTGTACTCGTGTTCTTGTATTTGTTAATGACAACAACCAGGTTGCTCTTGTACCTATTGTTCGTTGA
- the LOC125876077 gene encoding uncharacterized protein LOC125876077, producing the protein MALANAQTFLFLVVFSFMFVLSMANFNYTWAGGKWNKTNCPYGNYHPNATQTSNKFNVGGSENWHYGFDYMDWARKCGPFFVNDTLVFKYDPPNLNGGFPHSVYLLPNYWSFIKCDLRRAKRIANPIQGAGEGFEFVLKKSQPYFFACGEHGGIHCNNGTMKFVVMPLKRWPF; encoded by the exons atggCTTTGGCTAATGCACAAACTTTTCTATTTCTTGTAGTGTTTTCTTTCATGTTTGTCCTTAGTATGGCCAACTTTAACTACACTTGGGCAGGAGGGAAGTGGAACAAAACCAATTGCCCCTACGGTAATTATCACCCAAATGCTACTCAAACCTCAAATAAATTCAACGTTGGTGGTTCTGAAAATTGGCATTATGGCTTCGACTACATGGATTGGGCTCGCAAGTGTGGCCCTTTCTTTGTCAATGACACATTAG TTTTCAAGTATGATCCACCAAATTTGAATGGAGGATTTCCACACAGTGTATACTTATTACCAAACTACTGGAGCTTCATCAAGTGCGACTTGAGAAGAGCTAAGAGGATAGCAAATCCGATCCAGGGTGCAGGGGAAGGATTCGAGTTTGTGTTGAAGAAATCACAACCTTATTTTTTTGCTTGTGGAGAGCATGGGGGCATACATTGCAACAATGGTACCATGAAGTTTGTTGTCATGCCACTCAAACGTTGGCCTTTCTGA